The Chryseobacterium scophthalmum genome has a window encoding:
- a CDS encoding T9SS type B sorting domain-containing protein — protein MRKLLLTFLLMLFSSNILFAQRDTEHWIAPYYASTAVTAQSLYLSTDSVTPFIVTVYSNNVALGNVTISKGSPQTFIVPIANVSATMVSEAFTVINKGLYIKADKPFYCTLRLVNSTQHAEVVTSKGKAGIGTEFFVASTPSTQLDSNNFTAGVLATEDNTIVTATWSATAVFTFFGATPTTNTHTFVLNKGQSFIFAGPISATVPFMGAKIVANKPITLTNGNVTANFGINTASGRDIILDQSVPTSRLGSTFAMVRTRSTFPDLEGGIVIATENNTEVYLNGSTTPVATLSQGQWYRISGSSYIVQAGGTHANMLISTSKNVYLYQLVSVNNDSATCGFNYIPPLNCFLPRKIDEIGKVGEMPTGTGGASVVPTGTIVKLNILTEVGATVTYTVNGGAPITPTAAQGPFPLTGNANWVTYAIQPIAGNIAIQSNKAVTAGINGGHSTSGYGGYFAGFSSIPLIAKQTGDCIPGLVLEVDDSYDTYQWFRNDVPIPGANSNSYTPIQSGNYTVRITVGSCIPVTTPVYKVFTCLEETTKAKTVCEGYLNIIPQFTTSPQTFSPSSVQIITPPTNGTAIINPITGVIGYTPNNGFVGTDTIVYKFCGNDPEFVDCEQITLTLTVAESPVVNDAILRTCFLEENIATGLFNLTNAIVTTQPGITKKYYPSVTDAHNQTNEILVPDNYIAPSGVAYVRVSNANGCYRVAKITLVVLAPVESAVLVDKVICVEDKTVLDAGPGFDGYEWSTGATTQTISNVGVGTYWVKLKTGDCITKQAVKVYASEQPVITNIEVTGTSITVFVTGGVAPYEYSINNINWQSSNVFTDLPRGDVKVYVRDTFSCVPIEVKITIPNIVNVITPNGDGVNDVLDYSALANKPNLVLGIFDRYGVQIFEGNKDTGYKWDGTINKTKKVSTGNYWFSITWNEAKTKTPIKFSGWILVKNRE, from the coding sequence ATGAGAAAACTTTTACTCACATTTTTATTGATGCTTTTTAGTAGCAATATACTCTTTGCACAAAGAGATACAGAGCACTGGATAGCACCCTATTATGCATCCACAGCTGTTACAGCACAATCACTTTATCTTTCTACAGATTCGGTAACACCTTTTATAGTAACTGTATACAGCAATAATGTTGCATTGGGAAATGTAACAATCAGCAAAGGAAGTCCTCAAACCTTTATTGTTCCTATCGCAAATGTTTCCGCTACTATGGTTTCGGAAGCTTTTACTGTAATTAATAAAGGATTATATATTAAGGCAGATAAACCTTTTTACTGTACCCTTCGATTAGTAAATTCAACTCAACATGCTGAAGTAGTAACCAGCAAAGGTAAAGCGGGCATTGGTACAGAGTTCTTTGTTGCAAGTACTCCTTCTACTCAGCTTGATTCCAATAATTTTACTGCGGGGGTTTTGGCAACAGAAGATAATACTATAGTTACTGCCACCTGGAGTGCTACAGCAGTTTTCACATTTTTTGGAGCTACTCCGACAACTAATACTCATACATTTGTTTTAAACAAAGGGCAATCTTTTATTTTTGCGGGTCCAATATCTGCTACTGTTCCATTCATGGGAGCAAAAATTGTTGCCAACAAGCCCATTACTCTTACCAACGGAAATGTAACTGCTAATTTTGGAATTAACACTGCTTCCGGAAGAGATATTATTTTAGACCAGTCAGTACCAACAAGCAGACTTGGAAGCACTTTTGCAATGGTAAGAACGAGATCAACCTTCCCAGATCTGGAAGGAGGAATAGTGATTGCCACTGAAAATAATACAGAAGTATATTTAAATGGATCTACAACTCCCGTTGCAACTTTATCCCAAGGACAATGGTACAGAATTTCTGGAAGCAGCTATATTGTACAGGCAGGAGGAACACATGCCAATATGCTAATCAGTACTTCAAAAAATGTTTATTTATATCAATTAGTTTCGGTAAATAATGACAGTGCTACTTGTGGTTTTAATTATATTCCACCTTTAAACTGCTTTTTACCAAGAAAAATTGATGAGATAGGTAAAGTGGGCGAAATGCCTACAGGTACAGGAGGAGCAAGTGTTGTCCCTACTGGTACCATTGTAAAGCTTAATATTTTAACTGAAGTGGGCGCTACGGTTACTTATACTGTTAATGGAGGAGCACCAATAACTCCAACAGCTGCGCAGGGACCATTTCCATTGACAGGAAATGCTAACTGGGTAACCTATGCAATACAGCCTATTGCTGGCAATATAGCTATACAATCTAATAAAGCAGTCACTGCCGGAATTAACGGGGGACATAGTACCTCAGGATACGGAGGATATTTCGCTGGATTTTCTTCAATCCCACTTATTGCAAAACAGACCGGAGATTGTATTCCGGGATTGGTTTTGGAAGTAGATGATAGTTATGATACATATCAGTGGTTTAGAAATGACGTTCCAATTCCTGGAGCAAATAGTAATTCTTATACACCAATCCAATCTGGAAATTATACCGTAAGAATTACCGTAGGATCTTGTATCCCGGTAACAACTCCTGTATATAAAGTATTCACTTGTCTTGAAGAAACTACTAAAGCAAAAACTGTATGTGAAGGATATTTAAATATCATTCCACAATTTACTACATCTCCGCAGACATTCTCGCCAAGCAGTGTTCAAATAATTACACCTCCTACAAATGGTACAGCCATCATCAACCCTATAACAGGTGTTATTGGATATACTCCAAACAATGGTTTTGTAGGTACAGATACTATCGTTTATAAATTCTGTGGAAACGATCCTGAATTTGTAGATTGTGAGCAGATTACTCTTACATTAACTGTAGCAGAAAGCCCGGTAGTAAATGATGCAATATTAAGAACTTGCTTCTTAGAAGAAAATATTGCGACAGGATTATTTAATCTTACCAATGCAATTGTAACTACTCAACCTGGTATTACTAAAAAATATTATCCTTCTGTAACTGATGCTCATAATCAAACAAATGAAATATTGGTTCCAGATAATTATATTGCTCCAAGTGGTGTTGCTTACGTGAGAGTCAGTAATGCAAATGGATGTTATCGTGTGGCAAAAATAACATTGGTTGTTTTAGCACCTGTAGAATCTGCTGTATTAGTAGACAAAGTAATATGTGTTGAAGACAAAACGGTATTAGATGCAGGACCAGGATTTGACGGATACGAATGGAGCACAGGAGCTACTACACAAACTATTTCTAATGTAGGAGTAGGAACTTATTGGGTAAAACTGAAAACAGGAGACTGTATTACTAAGCAAGCTGTAAAAGTTTATGCTTCTGAGCAGCCGGTTATTACAAACATTGAAGTTACAGGAACAAGCATTACAGTATTTGTTACCGGTGGTGTTGCACCTTATGAATATTCTATAAACAATATCAATTGGCAGTCTTCAAACGTATTTACAGATCTTCCGAGAGGTGATGTAAAAGTGTATGTAAGAGATACATTCAGTTGTGTACCAATTGAAGTAAAAATTACAATTCCTAATATTGTGAATGTAATTACTCCAAATGGAGACGGGGTAAATGATGTTTTAGATTATTCTGCTCTTGCCAATAAGCCAAATTTGGTATTAGGAATTTTTGATCGTTATGGAGTACAAATCTTCGAAGGAAACAAAGACACTGGTTACAAATGGGACGGAACAATAAATAAAACTAAAAAAGTTTCTACAGGAAATTACTGGTTCAGTATTACTTGGAATGAAGCAAAAACCAAAACTCCAATCAAATTCTCAGGCTGGATTTTAGTGAAAAACAGAGAATAA